Genomic window (Zingiber officinale cultivar Zhangliang chromosome 2B, Zo_v1.1, whole genome shotgun sequence):
AAATAGTGTGCATGGATGATATATTAAACATTCTATACCATACACGTATACATTATTCTTTAGAAAGAAGCAAGCACAAAAGTGATCCCCCAATAATCAAGAGAGATATCAGCAAAGCATTTAAGACATTCTAACGGCATAGTAGTCAATGtactaaaataatttaagttatttgAATATTACTAGTGATATAGACTCATCAATGAAGGGATTAGATTCATGTAGCAACTCCAAATATTTGGACAAATTCCACTTGATGGATAGCAAaactcaacatgaaaatacatcAGATAAAGGTAAACAAAGCCCTGTTTTCATGGGCTTAATATACAGCAGGAGCATAGCTGGTAAATATCATCTTGAGGATTAAAAGCATAGTAAACTAAGCATGggaattcaaattaaataatcaGAAGCCTTGAAATCTAATGATGTGCTCATAAACAAAGCAAGAGATGGATAAATTTTAGAAATCCTGGAAAGAGGAATGCGCATATCAACTGATCTCCTTGCTTGACCAACATAAAATTTCCGTATATAAATTCCCAGCAGGCAAATTTGTGCACCACAAAAAGCAGTCTAAAAGATTTCCATACAGGAACACTCAAACAATGAACCTGGAAAGTACCAAAGATCACTCTATTGAAACTGGAAACTCAAAATAGAATTGGTAGattaattcattaaaaaattatcaaattaaaCATGCAATAACAAAATAAACATTGCCAACCGCACTAATGAAGCTCAAGCACTACAAAAAAAACCACAGCAGCAACAAAGTTACATATGCAAACTCTCCGAGACCAAGAAATGCTACCTTTCTAATACTCAAGAATGTTTTAAGCCTTCTAACAACTATTGGAAAAATGTCCAATATCTTTTACGCCCTAAACTCCAGCAATCAAACAAGACAAATAACGCTACTCAAAAACAGCACAAAAAGGGGCTAAGTTTGATGCCCGCGCGCCATTAACCTCCTGCTACTGGATCCGAGGAACAACGCAGCCATTCCGATCTCCCAATGCCAAAAACGAAGGAGCAAGATCCGTGTAGATCGCCAGGAAGGAGGGGATGCAGAACTAGGGTAAATAAGCGGGAAGAAGAGAAAAACCGCACCTTTGGCAGTCGCCGACGGAGCGTAGCGGCGATCGACGCGAGATGCGATTAGGGCTGGGCGACGCCTCCATcttttatttcttattatttgccttttcattttctttaacgATTCGGGCTGTCGACGTGAGCCGATTGAGCCGGGTTTGAAGTTGAACCGGCCATCCCGATCTGGCTCGTTGGCTCGGATTCAGCTTCCATTCCCAACTAATTAATAACGGTACAGAGAAGGTGATACATTTATTATAATAGAGGATAAATTAAAAATCTCCTTCTTTTCTTTTTACATAATCtaggagtattttttttttgtctttaaaatttaataaatattaaagAGGTGTCTGCAGAAAAGCTTTATAATAATAAAGATAGTTTTGGTATATAATTATAAGGTACGGTAATAATTAGAGGTGCTTTTTTTATTTAACACTTTTAAAGTATAAACCGGCTTAATTTAATTCGCAATCGCAACGCTCTGCAAACCGTTATAAAAAGCACCATAACAGCTATGACTTCCTTCACAGACCGCCGGTAACGGCCCGCATACAATCTGTTACGAGAAACGTATCTCGCCGTTCATTATTACCTTCAAGCACTCTCTACCGTTCGATTCGGAAGCTAGGGGAAAAATGCGCAGAAATCGAAACATGTAGTTAATTTATCCACGACTCGTGTCACGATCGATAGATGCCGCGGCAGAGATTGTTTCGTCTAATAAGTCGTATCTCTGGATGCGATACGAAGCTGGACTTGCTAAAAACAACTCTTTAATTGACGGTAAGAATACCGGCAGCGGCGATAACTGCGCCGAACCGGCTATAAACAAGGGCCTTAATTTCTCCGGTCTCGAATACTCTTCCCCCGACGTCTTCTCGcgtctcctcctcctctctccggCGATCCCTAACCTTGAAAGTCCCCCCTGATCTCCGGCGAGAGGAGGCGGAGAAGATGAGGGAGATCCTTCACGTACAGGGAGGGCAATGCGGCAACCAGATCGGGGCCAAGTTCTGGGAAGTCATATGCGACGAGCACGGCATCGACAGCACTGGAAAATACTCCGGCGAGTCGGATCTCCAGCTTGAGCGGATCAACGTGTACTACAATGAAGCCAACGGCGGACGGTACGTGCCGCGCGCCGTGCTCATGGATCTCGAGCCCGGCACCATGGACTCCATCAGATCCGGGCCCATCGGTAAAATATTTAGGCCCGACAACTTCGTCTTCGGTCAGTCCGGGGCCGGGAACAACTGGGCGAAAGGGCACTACACCGAGGGCGCCGAGCTCATCGATGCCGTCCTTGATGTCGTCCGCAAGGAGGCCGAAAACTGCGATTGCCTGCAAGGTAATAAAAGTTTTTGGCCGGCCTATTCGTAGATCTAGTTCCACACgattaaaatttctaaattttctgTCCACGAACATGATCAGACTTGAATCTTTTACCTCTTTTGATATAATATTAGTAACATGGTATAAATTTATTTGGTTGTGATCTCGGTTTCTTCGTCGATCTCCTGTTTCAGAAGGTTGGAAAGTGAGATTCTTGTATAGATATATATGTATTTTGCATCCACTTGTTGCTCCACATAAATTTCCAAATTTTGTTCCTAATCCTATCTTGTCGACATGAAGGATTCCAAGTATGTCATTCTTTGGGAGGAGGAACAGGTTCTGGAATGGGCACCCTTCTCATCTCTAAGATCAGAGAGGAATATCCAGATAGGATGATGTTAACCTTCTCCGTTTTCCCGTCCCCGAAAGTGTCTGACACTGTTGTGGAGCCATACAATGCTACACTATCTGTTCATCAGCTGGTAGAGAATGCTGATGAATGCATGGTCCTGGACAATGAGGCACTCTATGATATCTGCTTCCGCACTCTGAAGCTTGCCACTCCTACATGTAAGTAACATCTAATTGATGATATTCCCCATTAATAGTACTTAAACTCCTTATTGATTGATTTCACTGAACTGTAGGCCCTTTCATTTGTTAtagattgtttttttttcctgttGAAGTGCATTAATCTTTAGGTTCATCCATCATTTATAACATTTATACACTTTACAGAAGGATTACATTCAGCTAGGGCAGAATTCAGAATGATGCTCTTTAGTTTTACAATCATCAAAAGGGGCCTATTCCTGCTTTGATTATCATCTAAGGGATGTCCCATAACCTCTAATATAACCATTATAATCTTATTCCTCTTGATTTATTGAAAAGTGGATATATTGATATTCCTTCAAACATTGACGATTGTTCATTTTCCAAACTAGACTATTCACAAATGAAATTAGAAGGTTTAAGAATTTTATAAGTAAATTACATAATTGTTAATATAATATTGAATGATTTTATTGAAACTAAATTAAGGTTGGCACATTAGAGGTGATGAACCCCCCCtcttaataattttcaaaataggaGCTCTCATTTGATGATTTTCCAAATAAGCTGTGCCATTATGTTTTTCATTTTGTTACTAGATGTTGTAGTTGCTCCATGAACATCCCCTTTTAGAGAGATCTCTATAAAGGTAACTGCAGCTCTTTATATCATCTACCACAATTTTCTATATCATGTTCTATGGTTCTCTACTTCATATATTGCAATTTTTCAAAGTGTTCATATAGTATGTATTCAAAATAATATACTAAGAAATTAATGATCATGATGGATTTAGGTATGATCCAATAATAAATAAGATGATACCTTCTATAGAGATATCTTTTTTAATCCATGTTCAAGTTCAGATCCTTTGTATTAGTACCATCTATCTAGCTGAATTCTAAAAGAACAACCAATCCTTTGTTGATCCTTGCAGTTCACTTAAAGTTAACCATTGCCTGTCACATTAGTTTACATCTCTTTGCAATAGTGATCGCTTTTATCGTTATGCATCCATATTATGAATGAATTTGCCATAGATATTGTGTGATATATCCATTATCAATCCTTCGATTTCTAACAGtacaatttaatcaatctaggaGGGACTGGTACTGAGCGAACTAGTAAACTTTATTCAATCTACTACCGCCATGGTCCATATTGTTCTCTGTTCTTATTATTTCTTCCCTTTTTGCCATCTCAGTTGGTGATCTTAATCATCTGATATCTGCAACAATGAGTGGAGTCACCTGCTGCCTTCGCTTCCCTGGTCAGCTCAATTCTGA
Coding sequences:
- the LOC122047655 gene encoding tubulin beta chain-like; the protein is MREILHVQGGQCGNQIGAKFWEVICDEHGIDSTGKYSGESDLQLERINVYYNEANGGRYVPRAVLMDLEPGTMDSIRSGPIGKIFRPDNFVFGQSGAGNNWAKGHYTEGAELIDAVLDVVRKEAENCDCLQGFQVCHSLGGGTGSGMGTLLISKIREEYPDRMMLTFSVFPSPKVSDTVVEPYNATLSVHQLVENADECMVLDNEALYDICFRTLKLATPTFGDLNHLISATMSGVTCCLRFPGQLNSDLRKLAVNLIPFPRLHFFMVGFAPLTSRGSQQYSALTVPELTQQMWDAKNMMCAADPRHGRYLTASAMFRGKMSTKEVDEQMINVQNKNSSYFVEWIPNNVKSSVCDIPPNGLKMASTFIGNSTSIQEMFRRVSEQFTAMFRRKAFLHWYTGEGMDEMEFTEAESNMNDLVAEYQQYQDATADEEYEEEEEEEDDMEA